A single Leptidea sinapis chromosome 2, ilLepSina1.1, whole genome shotgun sequence DNA region contains:
- the LOC126974428 gene encoding RE1-silencing transcription factor-like: MSSVEFNLDLNNEDLSSICRSCLSPSVDLKNMIDWGLAGDFYKATDILVTERDSVSKSLCLSCEDLLLKCMRFKLQSIQADQIIKDAAKKRILTTPQIYETEETHTVQNTITINLQDSFLTLYIIAPNKDEKLDLPCPYNCDQKFLKKTHLQSHMVKFHGKQKDFIVDLKFNCNHVGCQYHADSGKEKYFSNRKLLNQHYRKVHDEKNILCDVCKLKFSSETDYNRHVKTCNFIYLCQICDKAYADNERLLVHLMRKHPDLHEQHKEMRKVEKRKSESSIESKKMKSEAEKFSEYICDSPKRSFATQTLEENIRNDVTLSWQPETKTDEISTQTVFEDLLSLKSQTSEDESIFCSETVSLSDIQTQTFPLEFGLMRSNKETITSGTHSPDLSIKETQTCFCLYDSPKPRSIEGISSNSNTSFSMNFISTETQTLKGFVDDMSVNSAETQTSFDDIIHDNDL; this comes from the exons ATGTCTTCTGTGGAGTTTAATTTAGACTTAAATAACGAAGATCTTAGCTCAATATGCAGAAGTTGTCTCTCACCGTCTGTTGATCTGAAGAATATGATTGATTGGGGGCTTGCTGGTGATTTTTACAAAGCAACGGATATTCTG GTAACAGAAAGAGACTCAGTGTCAAAGTCCCTATGTCTTTCCTGTGAAGATTTGTTGCTGAAATGTATGAGATTTAAGCTACAAAGCATTCAGGCGGATCAGATCATAAAGGATGCTGCTAAA aaaagAATCCTCACAACACCTCAAATTTACGAAACCGAAGAAACTCACACCGTACAAAATACCATAACGATAAACTTACAGGATAGTTTTCTCACGCTCTATATAATTGCGCCAAATAAAGATGAAAAATTAGATTTACCATGTCCATATAATTGTGAtcaaaaattcttaaagaaAACCCATTTACAAAGCCATATGGTTAAATTTCACGGCAAACAGAAGGATTTTATTGTTGATCTAAAGTTTAATTGTAACCATGTTGGCTGCCAATACCACGCTGATTCGGGCAAAgagaaatatttttcaaataggaAACTTTTGAATCAGCATTACAGGAAAGTTCACGACGAAAAAAATATACTGTGTGATGTCTGTAAGTTGAAGTTCTCATCTGAAACTGATTATAACAGACATGTTAAAacgtgtaattttatttatttgtgccaAATATGTGATAAGGCTTACGCAGATAATGAAAGGCTGCTAGTACACCTGATGCGTAAACACCCAGACTTACACGAGCAACACAAGGAAATGCGAAAAGTAGAAAAAAGGAAATCGGAGAGTAGTATTGAGTCAAAGAAAATGAAGTCCGAGGCTGAAAAGTTTTCTGAATACATTTGCGACAGTCCAAAACGATCTTTTGCAACTCAAACTCTGGAAGAAAACATAAGAAACGACGTGACGTTGTCATGGCAACCGGAGACAAAAACTGATGAAATATCAACACAGACAGTCTTCGAAGATCTCCTATCGCTAAAGTCACAAACTAGCGAAGACGAGTCGATATTTTGTTCTGAAACTGTATCCCTGTCTGACATACAAACACAAACATTTCCATTAGAGTTTGGTTTAATGAGGTCTAATAAAGAAACAATCACATCAGGAACGCATTCGCCAGATTTGAGTATCAAAGAGACACAGACTTGTTTTTGTTTGTATGACTCACCGAAGCCTAGATCTATTGAAGGGATTTCGTCAAATAGTAATACATCGTTCTCAATGAATTTTATATCGACTGAGACTCAAACGTTGAAGGGTTTTGTTGATGATATGAGCGTTAATTCAGCCGAAACTCAGACGAGTTTCGATGATATTATACATGATAAtgatttgtaa